The Nostoc sp. 'Lobaria pulmonaria (5183) cyanobiont' DNA window TATTGGCAGGCTTACGATTGTACCCCAAATTGAGTAGCCACAGATGAACTGTGACCCGGATTTCTCACAATATTGCTCAAAGCGTTATAAAACCTAGATTCATAAGTTTCACACTGTATGAAAATTTTTAGCCGTCAGAAATGTCCGAAAGATACCTGGGTAAAGGTTATAAATAAGGGACTGACAAATAAAAAATACTCAACTACTTCTTGTGATGTGGACATCGCCCTTTAGCTATGGGCGGTGTCCACATCACAAGATTGAATAATTTATTTGTTGGAAATTCCTAATGCGATCGCTAATTCTCAAATCGGGAATATATTCAAAAAACCGAACCTATACGGCAACGCAATATTTTAGTAGTTAATTTGACAGGTTACACAGATAATTTACTTAAGTTAGCCAAAATCATCAGCACCGTCCCCCACAGTCATAATAGTGTTTCCCATTAGGGAAGCTTCGTTATTAAGGACTAGTATTCGGAAGTTTTACCCTAGTATAATGTCACTAAATATAGGGTTAGTAAAGCTAGTGATTCCTTGAGAGGAAAGGCATTCTAAGACGTTCGGCGTACCCAGAGTACGATCCTGGTTGCCATGTCACCTTGAAACTTACCTGCGATAACGGTTCTAGTAGACGCTATAACCTTATTACCTCCAATTTTAGTTCAAACTTGATTGATTAATTAAGCATATAAAAGTCGAATTGCGGTTTAAATTGAGTTAGTAAATTGAAGTAATCATTCATCAAGTCAGACTACCAATGCTCTCCCAAGATAAACCAGATCCAAAAGATTCACCGCAAGGATCGTCCGAAACACGTCGTCAAAACATTCTGCCCACTGCCCCATTACCGGAATCTATTAGTAAAAATATCGAGACTATCATCGCATTACACAGACGTTCTGAAAAAGACATACCACGACATCAGCGGGTTGTAGAAACGGTAAGTGCTTTTTTTGGTCGTCCTGCATTCCTGTATAGCATCCTGCTGGGGATTATTCTGTGGATAACACCCAATGTCTTACCACGACGTTTCGGCATACCAAGATTTGATCCTCTTCCATTTTCTTGGTTACAATTTTCACTGACTGCGGGTTCGTTGTTGGTGACAACAGGAGTATTGATTAAACAAGAGCGACAAGAAAAGTTAGCAGAGCAACGGACGCAGCTTATTCTTCAACTCAACCTGCTCTCTGAGCAAAAAATCGCTAAACTCATCGGTTTGCTTGAGGAATTACGCCAGGATATTCCTAATGTCAAAAATCGCTCTGACCCGGAGGCTGAAATGATGAAGTCCCCAACTGATCCGCACGCAATTATAGATGTATTAGAAGAGACTTTAGCATCCGAACTAGCAAGTTTCTCTCAGCAACAAACATCAATTGAAGAATAATTGGACTTTGGACAAAACTTGATCCCTGTTACATAAATCGCAACAATCCAGACATCGAGTTTTACTTCAGTAATACTGGGGTTAATTTCATCTATCTGGGGGTAGATTATGTATGCTTCAAGTAAATTACCGCGCACATCTGCTTTATTTGTGAGTGCGTTATTAGGAGGGGTGATTTTCACCAGTTGC harbors:
- a CDS encoding DUF1003 domain-containing protein; its protein translation is MLSQDKPDPKDSPQGSSETRRQNILPTAPLPESISKNIETIIALHRRSEKDIPRHQRVVETVSAFFGRPAFLYSILLGIILWITPNVLPRRFGIPRFDPLPFSWLQFSLTAGSLLVTTGVLIKQERQEKLAEQRTQLILQLNLLSEQKIAKLIGLLEELRQDIPNVKNRSDPEAEMMKSPTDPHAIIDVLEETLASELASFSQQQTSIEE